From one bacterium genomic stretch:
- a CDS encoding segregation/condensation protein A, producing MDSTKPLVDLDIFQGPLDLLLYLIQKNEINIYDIPIATITQQYLEHLELMEELNLNVAAEFILMAVQLIEMKIRMLLPKPPAEEEDEDLRRPLVEQLLDYQKYKMAALHLKAKETEGEFYWARPPVYDPDADREELVEASLYDLVHAFAVLLKRTQKKHALAIEPDQFTVKEKIQELSEFLEQKESFSLNEYASELQTRIEMIVLFLAILEMLRLSMLRIYQGETFG from the coding sequence ATGGATTCTACGAAACCGCTTGTTGATCTCGATATTTTTCAAGGTCCTCTGGATCTACTTCTTTATCTGATTCAAAAGAACGAAATCAATATCTACGACATCCCCATAGCCACCATCACCCAACAGTATCTGGAACATCTGGAGCTGATGGAGGAATTGAATCTGAACGTTGCCGCTGAATTTATTCTCATGGCCGTGCAGCTCATAGAAATGAAGATCCGCATGTTGCTTCCGAAACCGCCTGCAGAAGAAGAGGATGAGGATTTACGAAGGCCGCTTGTGGAACAGCTATTGGATTATCAGAAGTACAAGATGGCGGCGCTGCATTTGAAGGCGAAGGAAACAGAAGGGGAGTTCTACTGGGCGCGTCCTCCGGTTTATGATCCCGATGCCGACCGCGAAGAGCTTGTGGAAGCCAGTTTGTACGACCTGGTTCATGCGTTTGCCGTGTTGTTGAAGCGAACGCAGAAAAAACATGCGCTCGCCATTGAGCCGGATCAATTTACGGTGAAGGAAAAAATTCAGGAGCTCAGCGAGTTTCTGGAACAGAAAGAGAGTTTCAGTTTGAATGAGTATGCGAGCGAATTGCAAACGCGAATCGAAATGATCGTTCTATTTCTGGCTATCCTGGAGATGCTTCGATTGAGTATGCTCCGGATCTATCAAGGGGAAACCTTCGGCGA